One window of the Pelobates fuscus isolate aPelFus1 chromosome 12, aPelFus1.pri, whole genome shotgun sequence genome contains the following:
- the RCN1 gene encoding reticulocalbin-1, protein MDPCSFLYLLLLLCTKQILAKPTFRKERIRLDPELNNQIPEDNQSFQLDHEAFLGKDESKTFDQLTPEESKERLGKIADRIDSDNNGFIETEELTSWIKRVQKRYVYENVARVWKDYDVNKDNHISWEEYKQATYGYYLANPEEFQDAAEQFNFKKMMPRDERRFKRADLNGDLDANREEFTAFLHPEEFEHMKDIVILETLEDIDKDGDGFVDEDEYIADMFIHEEGGPEPDWVATEREQFADFRDLNKDGKMDKDEIRHWILPQDYDHAQAEARHLIYESDINKDKLLTKDEILENWNMFVGSQATNYGEDLTRNHDEL, encoded by the exons ATGGATCCTTGCAGCTTCTTGTACTTGCTGCTGTTACTGTGTACCAAGCAGATACTCGCCAAGCCCACCTTCCGCAAGGAGAGGATCCGCCTGGACCCGGAGCTCAACAACCAAATTCCTGAGGATAACCAGAGCTTCCAGCTGGACCATGAGGCTTTCCTGGGGAAGGATGAGTCCAAGACTTTCGACCAACTCACCCCAGAGGAGAGCAAAGAAAGACTGGG gaaaataGCTGACAGAATAGATAGTGATAACAATGGCTTCATTGAGACTGAAGAACTAACATCCTGGATTAAACGAGTACAGAAGAGATACGTCTATGAAAATGTCGCACGGGTCTGGAAGGACTATGATGTCAATAAAGATAATCATATTTCTTGGGAAGAGTACAAACAAGCCACTTATGGATATTATCTGG CAAATCCAGAAGAATTTCAAGATGCAGCAGAACAGTTTAACTTCAAGAAAATGATGCCTCGAGATGAGCGAAGATTTAAAAGGGCAGATCTTAACGGAGATTTAGATGCAAACCGAGAAGAATTCACTGCTTTTCTACACCCGGAGGAGTTTGAGCACATGAAGGACATCGTTATATTG GAAACGTTGGAGGACATAGACAAGGATGGAGATGGGTTTGTTGATGAAGATGAATATATTG CGGATATGTTTATACATGAAGAAGGCGGCCCAGAACCTGATTGGGTAGCGACTGAAAGGGAGCAGTTTGCCGACTTCCGAGATCTAAATAAGGATGGCAAAATGGATAAAGATGAAATCAGACACTGGATTCTTCCTCAAGATTATGATCATGCACAGGCAGAAGCCAGACATCTAATCTATGAATCTGACATAAACAAG GACAAACTACTAACGAAGGATGAGATCTTAGAGAACTGGAACATGTTCGTCGGGAGCCAAGCAACAAACTACGGAGAAGATCTCACAAGAAATCACGATGAGCTGTGA